GCAGGTCCTCGACGCCCGGGCGCTGCGGGTCCAGGTACATCCGCGAGTGCGAGATGCCCTCCTCGAACAGCGCCTTGCGGGCCCGCTCGAACGGCGAGCCGTCGCGGGTGCGGGCGGCGACGGCGCGCGCGGAGGCCATCCCGAAGCTCTCCTTGTACAGCCGGCCCGTGCCGTCGTCGTGCAGGTCCCCGGGCGACTCGTGCGTGCCCGCGAACCAGGAGCCGACCATGACCTGCGAGGCGCCGGCCGCGAGCGCGAGCGCGACGTCGCGCGGGTGCCGGACCCCGCCGTCGGCCCACACGTGCTTGCCGAGCCGGCGCGCCTCCTCGGCGCACTCGAGCACGGCGGAGAACTGCGGGCGCCCGACGGCGGTCATCATGCGCGTCGTGCACATCGCGCCGGGGCCGACGCCGACCTTGACGATGTCGGCGCCCGCGGCGACGAGGTCGCGCACCCCGGCGGCGGTCACGACGTTGCCGGCGACGACGGGCACCTGCGGGTCGAGCGCGCGCACCGCCTCGAGGGCCTCGAGCATCTTGCGCTGGTGACCGTGCGCGGTGTCGACGACGAGCACGTCGACGCCGGCCTCGAGCAGCTCGGCGGTCTTGGCCTTGACGTCCCCGTTGATGCCGACCGCGGCGGCGACGCGGAGCCGGCCCTGGTCGTCGAGCGCCGGGGCGTAGATCGAGGACCGCAGCGCACCGGTGCGCGTCAGCACGCCGACGAGGCGGTCGCCGTCGACCACGGGGGAGAAGCGGCGCCGCGACGTGTGCAGCGTGTCGAAGGCCGCCTCGAGCCCGCGCGCGCCGGCCTGGGTGAGCACGTCGAGGGACACGACGGTCGGGTCGCCCGACATGACCTCCGCGACCTGGGTGAACTGGTCGACGCCCGAGCAGTCGGCGGCCGTGACGACGCCGACGGGCCGACCGTCCTCGACGACGACCGCGGCGCCGTGCGCGCGCTTGCCGATGAGCGTGAGCGCCGAGTGCACGGTGTCGTGGGGCGCGACGACGACCGCCGACTCGACGACGGGGTGCCGCGACTTGACCGAGGCCACGATGTCGGCGACGACGTCGGTCGGCTGGTCCTGCGGGATCACGGTGAGCCCGCCACGCCGCGCGACGGTCTCCGCCATGCGGCGGCCGGCGACGGCGGTCATGTTGGCGACGACCACGGGGACCGTCGTGCCGGTCCCGTCGCTCGAGGACAGGTCGACGTCGAAGCGCGAGGTCACGTCGGAGGCCGAGGGGACGAGGAAGACGTCGCCGTAGGTGAGGTCGGACGTGACGGCGTGGCCGGGCAGGAAGCGCATGCGTCCAGGGTACGGGGGCCGCACCGGCGCCGGACCGGGCGCTCGGACGGGGCCGGTGCTCGCCCCCGTCTGTGGCGACCCTGTGGGCGTCCTGAGGAGGCAGGCCCTCCGCCCCGTGCACCGGCTGCCGCCGCCGTACACTGGACAGTCGACCACGGCGTCCGCACGGAGCGGCCTCACGCCGCACGAGGGGAGTGCCAGTGGGCCTGCTGGACCGGATCAGCTCGCCGTCGGACCTGCGCGGGCTCGGTGAGCACGAGCTCGTCGCGCTCGCCGCCGAGATCCGCGACTTCCTCGTCGCGTCGGTCTCCCGCACGGGCGGGCACCTCGGCCCCAACCTCGGGGTCGTCGAGCTGTCGATCGCGCTGCACCGCGTGTTCGACTCCCCGCGCGACTCCGTGGTGTTCGACACCGGCCACCAGGCGTACGTGCACAAGCTGCTCACGGGCCGCCACGACTTCTCGGACCTGCGCACCCGCGGGGGCATGTCCGGCTACCCGAGCCGCGCCGAGTCCCCGCACGACGTCGTGGAGAACTCCCACGCGTCCACGGCGCTGAGCTGGGCCGACGGCATCGCGAAGGCCCACGAGGTGCGCGGGCGCAGCGACCGGCACGTCGTCGCGGTCATCGGCGACGGCGCCCTGACCGGCGGCATGGCGTGGGAGGCCCTGAACAACATCGCGGCCGGCCGCGACCGGCGCCTCGTGATCGTGGTCAACGACAACGGCCGCTCCTACGCGCCGACGATCGGCGGCCTCGCGCACCACCTCGACACCCTGCGCGTCACGAACGGCTACGAGGCCGTGCTGTCGTGGGGCAAGCGCACGCTGCGCCGGTCGGGGGCGCCCGGGCGGTTCGCGTACGACGCGCTGCACGGGCTCAAGAAGGGCATCAAGGACGTCGTCGCGCCCCAGGGCATGTTCGAGGACCTCGGGCTGAAGTACGTCGGCCCGGTCGACGGGCACGACGTCGCCGCCGTCGAGCGCGCGCTGGCCCGCGCCAAGGCGTTCGGCGGGCCGGTCATCGTGCACGTGATCACCGAGAAGGGCCGCGGCTACAGCCCGGCGGAGCAGGACGTCGCCGACCGCTTCCACGCCGTCGGGCGCATCCACCCCGAGACAGGCCTGCCCGTCGCGCCGTCCCGGTTCAGCTGGACCAAGGTCTTCGCCGACGAGATGGTCCGCATCGGCCGGCGCCGTCCCGACGTCGTCGCGATCACCGCGGCGATGCTCGCGCCCGTCGGGCTCGCCCCGTTCGAGGCCGAGTTCCCGGAGCGCACGTTCGACGTGGGCATCGCGGAGCAGCACGCCGCGACGTCGGCGGCCGGCATGGCCTTCGCGGGCCTGCACCCGGTCGTCGCGGTCTACGCCACGTTCCTCAACCGCGCGTTCGACCAGGTCCTCATGGACGTCGCGCTGCACCGCGCGGGCGTGACGTTCGTGCTCGACCGCGCCGGGCTCACGGGCGAGGACGGCGCGAGCCACAACGGCATGTGGGACATGGCGATGCTGCGCGTCGTGCCGGGCCTGCGCCTGGCGGCCCCGCGCGACGAGGCGACGCTGCGCTCGGCGCTGCGCGCGGC
The Cellulomonas sp. NS3 DNA segment above includes these coding regions:
- a CDS encoding GuaB1 family IMP dehydrogenase-related protein, yielding MRFLPGHAVTSDLTYGDVFLVPSASDVTSRFDVDLSSSDGTGTTVPVVVANMTAVAGRRMAETVARRGGLTVIPQDQPTDVVADIVASVKSRHPVVESAVVVAPHDTVHSALTLIGKRAHGAAVVVEDGRPVGVVTAADCSGVDQFTQVAEVMSGDPTVVSLDVLTQAGARGLEAAFDTLHTSRRRFSPVVDGDRLVGVLTRTGALRSSIYAPALDDQGRLRVAAAVGINGDVKAKTAELLEAGVDVLVVDTAHGHQRKMLEALEAVRALDPQVPVVAGNVVTAAGVRDLVAAGADIVKVGVGPGAMCTTRMMTAVGRPQFSAVLECAEEARRLGKHVWADGGVRHPRDVALALAAGASQVMVGSWFAGTHESPGDLHDDGTGRLYKESFGMASARAVAARTRDGSPFERARKALFEEGISHSRMYLDPQRPGVEDLLDHITSGVRSACTYVGARTLAELADRAVVGVQSAAGYDEGRPLPESW
- the dxs gene encoding 1-deoxy-D-xylulose-5-phosphate synthase, which gives rise to MGLLDRISSPSDLRGLGEHELVALAAEIRDFLVASVSRTGGHLGPNLGVVELSIALHRVFDSPRDSVVFDTGHQAYVHKLLTGRHDFSDLRTRGGMSGYPSRAESPHDVVENSHASTALSWADGIAKAHEVRGRSDRHVVAVIGDGALTGGMAWEALNNIAAGRDRRLVIVVNDNGRSYAPTIGGLAHHLDTLRVTNGYEAVLSWGKRTLRRSGAPGRFAYDALHGLKKGIKDVVAPQGMFEDLGLKYVGPVDGHDVAAVERALARAKAFGGPVIVHVITEKGRGYSPAEQDVADRFHAVGRIHPETGLPVAPSRFSWTKVFADEMVRIGRRRPDVVAITAAMLAPVGLAPFEAEFPERTFDVGIAEQHAATSAAGMAFAGLHPVVAVYATFLNRAFDQVLMDVALHRAGVTFVLDRAGLTGEDGASHNGMWDMAMLRVVPGLRLAAPRDEATLRSALRAAVDVDDAPTVVRYPKTPLGDDIPAIDAVEGVDVLARHAGTGARVLVVGIGSMATTAVQVGEQLAATGLQVTVVDPRWVLPVPSALVKVVGEHDLTLCVEDGVVEGGVGAALAQRVTEAGIRTPVLARGIPAQFLEHASIAQLVEAVRLRPEDLAADVLGALAARDA